The following proteins come from a genomic window of Pirellula staleyi DSM 6068:
- the ribH gene encoding 6,7-dimethyl-8-ribityllumazine synthase: MHKLLTGQTGDVAGDYAIVVSRYNDSITFKLRDAAISTLTAAGVSSFSITVCEVPGAWEIPLIAKKLAATKRYAAILTLGAVIKGETTHDEHINRQVSLSLGQLSLEFGIPILFGVLTTNTLEQAIHRAGGNVGNKGEECATAALEMVRLVRKL, encoded by the coding sequence ATGCACAAACTTCTGACCGGTCAAACGGGCGACGTTGCCGGCGATTACGCCATCGTCGTTTCGCGCTATAACGATTCGATTACGTTCAAGCTCCGCGACGCCGCGATCTCTACCCTCACCGCTGCTGGCGTATCGAGTTTTTCGATCACCGTTTGCGAAGTCCCCGGCGCTTGGGAAATTCCTCTCATCGCCAAGAAACTCGCTGCTACCAAACGCTATGCCGCGATTCTCACCCTGGGTGCCGTCATTAAGGGGGAGACCACGCACGACGAGCATATTAACCGCCAGGTGAGCCTCAGCTTGGGGCAACTGAGCTTGGAGTTTGGGATCCCCATTTTGTTTGGTGTGCTGACGACCAACACGCTCGAGCAAGCGATTCATCGCGCGGGTGGCAACGTCGGCAACAAAGGGGAAGAGTGCGCCACAGCCGCCCTCGAGATGGTACGACTGGTTCGCAAACTCTAA
- a CDS encoding glycosyltransferase family 2 protein codes for MASAPALDIGRPIPLSIVLPCYNEARGIPAILERFAPLARQQTLELILVNNGSRDNSQQVLDELLPRYPFARSVLVEVNQGYGHGIFAGISAAEGEFIAWSHADLQCDPADVLRAFEQLQRSANPRRTIVKGRRVGRHFRERIVSRGMELFAFVLLRRNLREINAQPKVFHRELLAQLTRPAKDFNFDVYVLYRALAAGWKIEEIEVKFPPRPYGSSNWSATLFSRWRTIARSIRYMARLGLLGN; via the coding sequence ATGGCCTCTGCTCCTGCCTTGGATATCGGCCGCCCGATTCCTCTCAGCATCGTGCTACCGTGCTACAACGAAGCGCGCGGCATTCCGGCGATTCTGGAACGTTTCGCGCCACTTGCGCGCCAGCAAACGCTTGAACTGATCTTGGTGAACAACGGCTCGCGCGATAACTCGCAGCAAGTGCTCGACGAACTGCTGCCACGCTATCCGTTCGCGCGATCGGTTCTCGTGGAAGTGAATCAAGGTTATGGGCACGGCATTTTTGCCGGAATTTCCGCAGCGGAAGGGGAGTTCATTGCCTGGTCGCATGCCGATTTGCAGTGCGATCCGGCCGATGTGCTGCGAGCGTTTGAACAGCTGCAGCGGAGCGCTAATCCCCGTCGCACCATCGTGAAAGGACGCCGCGTGGGGCGTCATTTTCGCGAGCGGATCGTGAGTCGCGGGATGGAACTGTTTGCGTTTGTGCTGCTGCGACGAAATCTCCGCGAAATCAACGCGCAGCCCAAAGTCTTTCATCGTGAACTTCTCGCGCAGCTTACGCGCCCCGCGAAAGATTTTAATTTCGATGTCTATGTTCTCTATCGCGCACTGGCTGCCGGCTGGAAAATCGAAGAAATCGAAGTGAAGTTCCCTCCGCGACCTTATGGCAGCAGCAACTGGTCGGCGACTCTCTTCTCGCGCTGGCGTACAATCGCCCGCAGCATCCGCTACATGGCGAGACTCGGACTCCTGGGTAACTAG
- a CDS encoding DUF1559 domain-containing protein, with protein MDRRAFTLIEMLVVIAIIGILVAILLPALSMAREASRNAACKNNLRQFGIGMMLFADKDPAARLCTGSFDHSRDGCMDTYGWVADLVSTNAAIPGEMTCPSNPLKHNVKLLDAYGKATCDNLDFAASTRLIAGQCGKDNLKGLSGTSGTTFAKTAPQTADRAAFVSRYFLGGGYNTNYVSSWFLARTAPRTYFRDADKSLRTGGQVGRQGLKGLAASIGPLRRPYIEGSRISSSNIVLLGDGGPEDLDEAVSPVDFSISSSDIFAGGNGENRDFIRTGELLVETSSDGPVFYDTTDKKIKRIASFDGNLTKQVQCERDGECLPPPSSSTNRLYWQDTRDWAALHGGGKGGTCNFLFADGSVRDYRDTNSDGILNPGLKVPQTLTDSEYLRVGYRDNVVELSPSEFFSGVFLSKSSWKGVFED; from the coding sequence ATGGATCGTCGCGCCTTCACACTGATTGAGATGCTCGTGGTGATTGCCATCATCGGGATTCTCGTAGCAATTCTGCTCCCGGCCCTCAGCATGGCCCGTGAAGCGAGTCGCAATGCGGCCTGCAAAAACAATCTGCGGCAGTTTGGTATCGGCATGATGCTGTTCGCCGACAAAGACCCCGCTGCTCGACTCTGCACTGGTTCGTTCGATCACAGTCGCGATGGCTGTATGGACACCTATGGGTGGGTGGCTGATCTGGTGAGCACCAATGCCGCAATTCCCGGCGAGATGACCTGTCCCAGCAATCCACTGAAACACAACGTCAAACTCCTCGACGCCTATGGCAAAGCAACTTGCGATAACCTCGATTTTGCCGCTTCGACGAGGCTCATCGCGGGTCAGTGCGGCAAAGACAATTTGAAAGGACTCTCCGGAACCTCGGGAACTACTTTTGCCAAAACAGCTCCGCAAACGGCTGATCGAGCGGCTTTTGTGTCGCGCTATTTCCTGGGTGGTGGATACAACACGAACTACGTCTCGAGCTGGTTTCTTGCTCGCACAGCGCCACGCACCTACTTTCGCGATGCCGACAAGTCACTCCGCACCGGTGGTCAAGTGGGACGCCAAGGCCTCAAGGGATTGGCAGCTTCGATCGGCCCACTTCGGCGTCCCTACATCGAAGGGAGCCGCATCAGTTCGTCTAACATCGTGCTGCTTGGTGATGGTGGTCCTGAAGATCTCGACGAGGCTGTTTCACCGGTCGATTTTTCGATCAGTTCGAGTGACATCTTCGCTGGTGGAAATGGGGAGAATCGCGACTTCATTCGGACCGGTGAACTGCTCGTCGAAACTTCATCGGACGGTCCCGTGTTCTACGACACGACCGACAAAAAGATTAAACGGATCGCCTCGTTCGATGGCAATCTCACCAAGCAGGTGCAGTGCGAGCGCGATGGTGAATGCTTGCCACCTCCCAGCAGTTCGACCAACCGTCTGTACTGGCAAGATACGCGCGACTGGGCGGCGCTGCATGGTGGAGGTAAAGGAGGGACCTGCAACTTTCTGTTCGCCGATGGGAGCGTGCGCGATTATCGGGATACCAATAGCGACGGGATTCTTAATCCCGGTTTGAAAGTTCCTCAGACACTCACCGATAGCGAGTATTTGCGGGTCGGCTATCGCGACAACGTGGTCGAGCTCTCACCAAGTGAATTCTTCAGCGGCGTCTTCTTGTCGAAGAGTTCATGGAAGGGTGTTTTCGAAGACTAA
- a CDS encoding NTP transferase domain-containing protein: MKPYEAELGAAAPLQIVVPMAGEGSRFADVGFELPKPLIPVDGIPMIVRALADMPEASRLVLVARAEHDRKHQLRARVSEFLPHAEWLFVEGLTAGQAATVKLAEPLLDPALPVLVGACDNSHRYSPAAWSEAAARDVDALVWTYRGDPRVVARPQQFGWVEVNARRVLRVSCKQPISEQLLNDHVVSGCFYFRTAQLMFSAIDTMFARQIRARGEFYLDIVPNLLVEQGKHVEVFEVDRYLGWGTPEELAAWEQLPLEAAGRTAR, encoded by the coding sequence ATGAAGCCTTACGAAGCGGAACTCGGTGCCGCAGCGCCGCTCCAGATCGTTGTGCCGATGGCGGGGGAGGGGAGCCGATTCGCCGACGTAGGCTTCGAACTTCCCAAGCCATTGATACCGGTTGATGGGATACCGATGATCGTTCGCGCGCTCGCCGATATGCCCGAGGCGAGTCGACTTGTTCTGGTGGCCCGTGCCGAGCATGATCGTAAGCATCAGCTTCGCGCACGAGTTTCGGAGTTCCTGCCCCACGCTGAATGGCTCTTCGTCGAAGGCTTAACGGCGGGGCAGGCTGCGACGGTAAAACTTGCCGAGCCGCTGCTCGATCCCGCGCTCCCGGTGCTCGTCGGTGCCTGCGATAATTCACATCGGTACTCGCCAGCAGCTTGGTCGGAAGCTGCCGCGCGCGACGTCGACGCGCTGGTGTGGACCTATCGAGGTGATCCTCGGGTCGTTGCACGTCCTCAGCAGTTTGGCTGGGTTGAAGTGAATGCTCGTCGCGTCCTCCGCGTGTCGTGCAAACAGCCGATCTCGGAGCAGTTGCTGAACGATCATGTGGTGAGCGGATGCTTCTACTTCCGCACGGCGCAGTTGATGTTCAGCGCAATCGACACCATGTTCGCACGGCAGATCAGGGCCCGTGGCGAGTTCTATCTCGACATCGTCCCCAACTTGCTCGTCGAGCAAGGAAAACACGTCGAAGTTTTCGAGGTCGATCGCTATCTGGGCTGGGGAACTCCCGAGGAGCTTGCTGCTTGGGAGCAGTTGCCACTGGAAGCAGCGGGGAGAACGGCACGATGA
- a CDS encoding phosphatidylinositol-specific phospholipase C/glycerophosphodiester phosphodiesterase family protein, giving the protein MNYPISSFDRVAWIAHRVNTVEQLRATPREFGVELDLRDHGDQLILAHDPFVGGERFEDYLAHYQHGLMVLNIKSERIESRVLEAIARAGTVRDYFFLDCSLPMVRQLTQRGEHRIAARVSEIEPVEGALALAGSLDWVWIDCFSRLILDAPLAARLAGKFKICLVSPELQGHPVAWIAEFAQQLRGIRVDAICTKRIDLWQKAGCNAGEWSASEVARIGSEKSFDRGSI; this is encoded by the coding sequence ATGAATTATCCAATCAGCAGCTTCGATCGGGTTGCGTGGATTGCTCATCGTGTGAACACGGTGGAGCAGCTTCGCGCAACGCCGCGGGAGTTCGGTGTGGAACTCGATCTGCGCGATCACGGTGATCAACTCATCCTAGCGCACGATCCGTTTGTGGGGGGCGAGCGTTTTGAAGATTACCTGGCACATTATCAGCACGGGCTGATGGTCCTGAATATCAAGAGTGAACGGATTGAGTCGCGCGTGCTCGAGGCAATCGCCCGAGCTGGCACGGTGCGCGATTATTTCTTTCTCGATTGCTCGCTGCCGATGGTGCGACAACTCACGCAGCGCGGCGAGCATCGTATCGCTGCTCGCGTGAGTGAGATCGAACCGGTGGAAGGGGCACTCGCCCTGGCGGGAAGTCTCGACTGGGTCTGGATCGATTGTTTTTCGCGACTGATTCTCGACGCACCACTAGCGGCGCGACTCGCTGGCAAGTTCAAGATTTGCCTCGTTTCGCCAGAACTACAAGGGCATCCGGTGGCATGGATTGCCGAGTTTGCCCAGCAGCTTCGCGGAATACGTGTCGATGCCATTTGCACCAAACGGATCGATTTGTGGCAGAAGGCTGGCTGTAATGCAGGCGAGTGGAGCGCGAGCGAAGTTGCTCGCATTGGCAGTGAAAAAAGTTTTGATCGTGGAAGCATTTGA
- a CDS encoding class II aldolase/adducin family protein, whose translation MESKRNERLSRLRVAVCAACKRLPSAGLVVGHAGNVSGIDRAAGRVVIKPSGIDYDLLQPEDLVEVDLATGAVVDGDLRPSVDLPHHLFLYRNLPEIGGVVHTHSTYATAFAIQERAIPVCCTGIADVFGGEIPCAPYADNVADHIGRAILATISVAPAVLLAKHGVFCWGSSVAKAIYHAEQVEQAARTVHLAMQLGPVQSLSQTQVAMWNDRFQHRYGQVRNEPTVGSAAMNLPTMASVEE comes from the coding sequence ATGGAATCGAAGCGAAACGAACGTCTGTCGCGCTTGCGAGTGGCGGTATGCGCTGCCTGTAAACGTTTGCCATCTGCGGGGCTGGTGGTAGGGCATGCGGGGAACGTTAGTGGCATCGATCGCGCTGCTGGTCGCGTTGTGATCAAGCCGTCGGGGATCGATTACGATCTGCTTCAACCCGAGGATTTGGTCGAAGTCGACTTGGCAACCGGCGCAGTAGTCGATGGCGATTTGCGTCCCAGTGTCGATTTGCCCCATCACTTATTCCTTTATCGAAACCTGCCCGAGATCGGGGGTGTCGTGCATACGCACAGCACTTACGCCACGGCGTTTGCGATTCAGGAGCGCGCGATTCCTGTTTGCTGTACTGGGATCGCCGATGTTTTTGGAGGGGAGATTCCATGTGCGCCTTATGCCGATAATGTCGCCGATCATATCGGGCGCGCGATCCTGGCGACGATCAGCGTCGCGCCTGCGGTTCTCTTGGCAAAGCATGGTGTCTTTTGCTGGGGAAGCAGTGTTGCGAAGGCGATCTATCACGCGGAGCAAGTCGAGCAAGCAGCTCGGACGGTCCACTTAGCAATGCAGCTTGGCCCTGTTCAGTCGCTCTCGCAAACGCAAGTGGCCATGTGGAACGATCGGTTCCAGCATCGATATGGACAGGTGCGAAACGAACCTACAGTAGGATCTGCCGCGATGAATCTTCCTACGATGGCATCGGTGGAGGAGTAA
- a CDS encoding GtrA family protein codes for MRRPLSPAIPWRTNLRRFATMISWRYRHLGVFLIVGLASLVLEAVLIESLLPQNWPWVMRASLAFVVGMLIAAVVNVQFNFQVTPSRQLRAILVYGIVSLVSLSLNLGLAYALRLFEVMPYSIGRLVASGALCGVIYIVHRRWTFHRLSRNLGLAIYLNSDRPGPHELEHLRDACDHVHFDLIDRTLDPNAAPIDSSRIAAAREHWTWQPLVLHIMSRTPLRWTEELGPQVDTVLFHPDGEDDPLDVIARARELSLRVGVVWHGAMRFSDLLRFLPMVDYVMVLGIERPGQSGQPIREEAIAIATELVNLENRYHFQTMFDGGVSLATLPRIPSRILVSSSAVTSAQHPLRAALMLMEGIAET; via the coding sequence ATGCGACGTCCACTCTCGCCCGCCATTCCCTGGCGAACCAACTTGCGCCGATTCGCGACGATGATCAGCTGGCGCTATCGTCACCTGGGTGTGTTCTTAATCGTGGGACTCGCTTCGCTGGTGCTCGAAGCGGTGCTGATCGAGTCCTTACTCCCGCAAAACTGGCCCTGGGTGATGCGGGCTAGTCTCGCCTTCGTTGTCGGCATGCTGATCGCCGCAGTCGTTAACGTGCAGTTCAATTTCCAAGTGACCCCCTCGCGTCAGCTGCGCGCCATTCTGGTCTACGGAATCGTCTCGCTTGTCAGCTTGTCGCTCAATCTTGGACTCGCCTACGCCCTCCGCTTGTTCGAGGTGATGCCCTATTCGATTGGCCGATTGGTCGCTTCCGGGGCCCTTTGCGGAGTGATTTATATTGTCCATCGCCGCTGGACTTTTCACCGCTTGAGTCGCAATCTCGGGCTCGCGATCTATCTCAATAGCGATCGACCTGGCCCGCACGAACTCGAGCACCTTCGCGATGCCTGTGACCATGTCCATTTCGACCTAATCGATCGCACGCTCGATCCCAACGCAGCGCCGATCGACAGCAGCCGCATTGCTGCCGCGCGCGAGCACTGGACATGGCAGCCGCTGGTGCTGCATATCATGTCGCGCACCCCTCTGCGCTGGACTGAGGAGTTGGGGCCGCAAGTCGACACCGTGCTGTTTCATCCCGATGGAGAAGACGATCCACTCGACGTGATTGCTCGAGCGCGAGAGCTATCGCTCCGTGTCGGGGTGGTGTGGCATGGCGCGATGAGATTCTCCGATTTGCTCCGCTTTCTACCGATGGTCGACTACGTCATGGTCCTCGGTATCGAGCGACCGGGACAATCGGGGCAGCCGATTCGCGAAGAGGCGATTGCGATCGCTACCGAGCTGGTGAATCTCGAAAATCGCTACCACTTTCAGACGATGTTTGATGGGGGAGTTTCGCTCGCTACGTTGCCGCGCATTCCATCGCGAATTCTGGTCTCGAGTTCGGCGGTCACCAGCGCACAGCATCCGCTCCGTGCAGCGCTGATGCTGATGGAAGGGATCGCCGAAACATGA
- a CDS encoding 2'-5' RNA ligase family protein gives MTSAEPSMTADCYALLLLPDERLAEQIESVKQAVARKVGPQRYLDHPPHITLTKSCFRQRSEMTHCLSQWLAQTTFPRLQTAGWHLFEADPLTGESTIVCTLNASSTQTLRHLQTTLLEGVAGQRDRQASLELYTAAWDRLSPLRQQSIETWGFPYTGDDWIPHLTIASLPPSAASIAWPMVQEFSITNDFSLTSLHIIRLELEAVAESQALAIPGAM, from the coding sequence TTGACTAGCGCAGAACCCTCCATGACGGCCGACTGCTATGCCCTTTTGCTTCTGCCCGACGAGCGACTTGCCGAGCAGATCGAGAGTGTCAAACAGGCTGTCGCGCGCAAGGTCGGACCGCAGCGTTATCTCGATCATCCCCCCCACATCACGCTGACCAAAAGCTGTTTTCGCCAGCGCAGCGAGATGACACATTGCCTCTCACAGTGGCTCGCACAAACAACGTTTCCGCGACTACAAACGGCTGGCTGGCATCTCTTTGAAGCCGATCCGCTCACTGGGGAATCGACGATCGTCTGCACGCTAAACGCTTCAAGCACACAAACGCTCCGCCATTTGCAGACCACGCTGCTAGAAGGAGTGGCCGGTCAGCGCGATCGCCAAGCTTCACTCGAACTTTACACAGCAGCTTGGGACCGGCTCTCGCCCCTCCGCCAACAATCGATCGAAACGTGGGGCTTTCCTTACACGGGTGACGACTGGATTCCGCATCTTACGATTGCATCGCTGCCACCCTCCGCAGCATCGATCGCGTGGCCCATGGTGCAAGAGTTCTCCATAACGAACGACTTCTCTTTGACGAGTCTTCACATAATTCGTCTAGAACTCGAGGCAGTGGCTGAGAGTCAGGCCTTGGCGATTCCGGGGGCAATGTAG
- a CDS encoding DUF1559 domain-containing protein: MLRFQRARGFTLVELLVVIAIIGVLVALLLPAVQAAREAARRMQCQNNLKQIGLAAHNHHDVLGFFPNAGSDGPTNTCCSATERAGWSWAFYLLPYMEQQNVFEQTSDSVVSLTPISTYFCPSRRAPGKYGSSVKNDYAGNAGTDHGQFGKDGMMLRQWATLTRPAGTPVDQRRRMSDVIDGTSQVLYVGEKQLHPTTWGTAGGDNETYNNAGWDECIVRDASAIPESDLKHPNSSQPAHWSRKFGSSHPSGVNVVRVDGSVSMVTYTVNLDVFRRFCSINDGQPLGGDF; the protein is encoded by the coding sequence ATGTTGCGATTTCAACGTGCACGAGGCTTCACCCTGGTAGAACTGCTGGTGGTGATTGCGATCATTGGAGTGCTGGTGGCGCTGCTACTCCCCGCTGTGCAGGCGGCTCGCGAAGCTGCTCGGCGCATGCAGTGTCAGAACAACCTGAAGCAGATCGGTTTGGCGGCTCACAATCATCACGATGTGCTGGGCTTCTTTCCCAATGCCGGTTCCGATGGACCGACTAACACTTGCTGCAGCGCCACCGAGCGTGCCGGTTGGAGTTGGGCCTTCTATCTGCTCCCCTACATGGAACAGCAAAACGTTTTTGAGCAAACGAGTGATAGCGTCGTGTCGCTGACGCCGATCAGCACCTACTTTTGTCCCTCGCGCCGCGCACCGGGCAAATACGGCTCGAGTGTAAAGAACGACTACGCCGGAAACGCTGGCACCGATCATGGCCAGTTTGGCAAGGACGGAATGATGCTCCGCCAATGGGCTACGCTCACTCGACCTGCCGGAACCCCCGTCGATCAGCGTCGCCGCATGTCCGACGTAATCGATGGGACTTCGCAAGTCCTCTACGTTGGCGAGAAACAGTTGCATCCAACCACGTGGGGAACGGCGGGTGGTGACAACGAAACATACAACAACGCTGGCTGGGATGAATGCATCGTGCGCGATGCCTCGGCTATTCCCGAGTCGGATCTCAAGCATCCTAACTCGTCGCAGCCCGCCCACTGGAGTCGCAAGTTCGGCAGCTCGCATCCGTCGGGCGTGAATGTTGTACGGGTCGATGGCTCGGTGAGCATGGTCACTTACACCGTGAACCTCGACGTCTTCCGCCGCTTCTGCTCGATCAACGACGGTCAGCCTCTCGGCGGCGATTTCTAA
- a CDS encoding response regulator transcription factor encodes MIDNKPRVLVVDDDVAIMQCVGAFLEHHEQMDVVGYASHAQAGIAAAAALKPDVVLLDIHMHGHDAFWACRQIVDQSHGSAKVLFYTGFPRDQYLDRCIAAGASGMVSKHSESIHNVGIAMRYVLQGNTYFSPELAKRLIESESQAPQSRLATLTHREIEVLRQLSEGRSNREIAQSLDISLRSVEKEVSDLKEKVQMSTINELLMFAANEGLIYPELMHTRSQALQAN; translated from the coding sequence ATGATCGACAATAAACCTCGCGTACTCGTGGTCGACGACGACGTTGCCATCATGCAGTGCGTCGGCGCATTCCTCGAGCATCATGAACAGATGGACGTGGTTGGCTATGCCAGTCATGCCCAAGCTGGCATTGCAGCAGCGGCGGCGCTGAAGCCCGACGTCGTGCTGCTCGACATCCACATGCATGGCCACGACGCCTTTTGGGCGTGTCGGCAGATTGTGGACCAATCGCATGGCAGTGCCAAAGTGTTGTTCTACACAGGTTTTCCGCGCGATCAGTACCTCGATCGTTGCATCGCCGCCGGTGCTTCTGGCATGGTGAGTAAGCATAGCGAGTCGATTCATAACGTGGGCATTGCCATGCGTTATGTCTTGCAGGGGAATACCTACTTTTCTCCCGAACTGGCCAAACGACTCATTGAAAGCGAGTCGCAAGCACCTCAGTCTCGCCTGGCAACTCTCACCCATCGCGAAATCGAAGTGCTCCGGCAATTGTCGGAAGGACGATCGAATCGCGAGATCGCGCAGTCGCTCGATATCAGTTTGCGGAGCGTCGAAAAAGAGGTCTCGGACCTGAAAGAAAAGGTTCAGATGTCGACGATTAACGAACTACTGATGTTTGCCGCGAACGAAGGTTTGATCTATCCCGAGCTGATGCACACTCGGAGCCAGGCACTGCAGGCCAACTAG
- a CDS encoding histidine phosphatase family protein — protein sequence MSASEFLKREIEQAMEQVAGDLEEVVSATITGSFDSARSLDAIADIDVVVVVEPLTTTTFQKCREHFSRALADVVEQHGLSLVVNDTLGPRKLDAPGTAVLHLMMYSPDSHRDHVLASPLTCFDWQRSRRWFKNSLAEIFPCPLLQPRHLAQARRGAGDYLADLAAGELSFRRIEFVDQRLLEVPCRQPMTMRDRLEFGYHVMKFLMLNFLKLIARQNLALTAQEISERYFREMPAHRELLEPLFLELTRRKTIRDFAALPEQCQSLLELFLQTFQQQFAEEFQQKARSFWWFRHAATPLSRGPRRFVGSTDLSIDEQQPSPPVAWKQVPWSDVTWISSPLRRATESIELLRRTYPESPAFISTDERLRELNYGACEGLTVDATRQQFPELFDAWTRGEDPAFPGGDCTADLETRLDAFVTELTESSISHGVIATHQGVLRVLLARHLGIARADAFRLEIPHLYPIEMMVTPRYGSFVNLSQELEPRLFARDRWGLSRAYRPPVGASR from the coding sequence ATGAGCGCCAGCGAGTTTCTCAAGCGAGAGATCGAGCAGGCGATGGAACAAGTCGCAGGAGATCTCGAGGAGGTTGTTTCCGCCACGATCACGGGAAGTTTTGATAGCGCTCGCTCTCTCGATGCGATTGCCGATATCGATGTTGTGGTGGTTGTCGAGCCACTCACGACGACGACTTTCCAGAAGTGCCGCGAACATTTTTCTCGCGCGTTAGCTGATGTTGTCGAGCAGCACGGACTTTCGCTAGTGGTCAACGATACGCTCGGGCCACGCAAGCTCGATGCGCCGGGGACTGCGGTGCTGCATCTGATGATGTATTCGCCTGATTCGCATCGCGACCATGTTCTCGCAAGTCCCCTCACCTGTTTCGACTGGCAGCGTTCCCGTCGCTGGTTCAAGAACTCACTGGCCGAGATCTTTCCATGCCCACTGCTGCAGCCTCGACACCTGGCTCAGGCGCGACGTGGAGCAGGGGACTATCTGGCGGATCTCGCGGCGGGGGAGCTTTCGTTTCGACGCATTGAATTTGTCGACCAGCGTCTCTTGGAAGTTCCGTGTCGACAGCCGATGACGATGCGCGACCGTCTCGAGTTTGGCTATCACGTCATGAAGTTCCTGATGCTGAACTTCCTGAAGCTCATCGCGCGACAAAATCTGGCACTTACGGCCCAGGAAATTTCCGAGCGATACTTTCGCGAAATGCCCGCGCATCGAGAACTGCTTGAGCCTCTTTTCCTCGAACTCACGCGTCGTAAAACGATCCGCGACTTCGCAGCGCTCCCCGAGCAGTGTCAGTCGCTGCTTGAGCTGTTCCTGCAGACCTTTCAGCAGCAGTTCGCAGAAGAATTTCAGCAAAAAGCTCGGAGTTTCTGGTGGTTTCGGCATGCAGCCACGCCACTTTCTCGCGGCCCGCGACGTTTCGTCGGTAGTACGGATCTCTCAATCGACGAGCAGCAGCCCTCACCACCTGTCGCTTGGAAACAAGTTCCGTGGAGCGATGTGACTTGGATTAGTTCCCCCCTGCGACGCGCTACCGAGTCGATCGAACTGCTGCGGCGCACTTATCCTGAATCACCTGCGTTCATTTCTACCGATGAGCGTCTTCGCGAACTCAACTACGGCGCGTGCGAAGGTCTAACGGTCGATGCCACTCGGCAGCAGTTTCCGGAACTCTTCGATGCCTGGACGCGTGGTGAAGACCCTGCCTTTCCTGGTGGTGATTGCACAGCCGATCTCGAAACGCGTCTCGATGCATTCGTTACGGAACTAACGGAATCGAGTATTTCGCACGGTGTCATCGCTACGCATCAAGGGGTGCTCCGAGTCCTCCTCGCGCGGCACTTAGGAATCGCGCGAGCCGATGCTTTTCGTCTCGAGATCCCGCACCTCTATCCGATCGAGATGATGGTGACACCGCGTTACGGATCGTTTGTTAATCTCTCGCAAGAACTGGAGCCGCGGCTCTTTGCACGCGATCGCTGGGGGCTCTCTCGGGCGTATCGGCCGCCGGTAGGAGCGTCCCGATGA